The nucleotide window ggaggctctgttgttgtagtgggaggtgtggttgtagtaggaggctctgttgttgtagtgggaggcgtGGTTGTtatagtgggaggctcggttgttgtagtgggaggctctgttgttgtagtgggaggtgtggttgtagtgggaggctctcttgttgtagtgggaggtgtggttgtagtgggaggttcggttgttgtagtgggaggctctgttgttgtagtgggaggtgtggttgtagtgggcggctcggttgttgtagtgggaggctctgttgttgtagtgggaggtgtggttgtagtgggaggctcggttgttgtagtgggaggtgtagttgtagttggaGGCGTGGTTGTtatagtgggaggctcggttgttgtagtgggaggctcggttgttgtagtgggaggtgtggttgtagggGGAGATGTAGTTGTAGAGGGATGCTCGGTTGTTTTGGGAGGCttagtggttgtagtgggaggctcggttgttgtagtgggaggtgtggttgtagtgggaggctcggttgttgtagtgggaggagTGGTTGTTGCAGTGGGATGTGTggtagtgggaggctcgcttgttgtagtgggaggtgtggtagtgggaggctcgcttgttgtagtgggaggtgtggttgtagtgggaggtgtggttgttgtagtgggaggtgtggtagtgggaggctcgcttGTTGTCGTGGGAGGTGTAGTAGTAGTGGGtggctcagttgttgtagtgggaggctcacttgttgtagtgggaggtaaagttgtagtgggaggctcggttttTGTAGTGGGTGGCTCAGTTGTTGTATTGGGAGGCttagtggttgtagtgggaggctcggttgttgtagtgggaggctcggttattgtagtgggaggcttAGTTGTTGTATTGGGAGGCTTGGTTGTTGTAGTGAGAGGTGTGATTGTAGTGGGAGGcccggttgttgtagtgggaggtgtagttgtagtgggaagctcggttgttgtagtgggaggtgtggttgtagtgggaggctcggttgttgtagtgggaggtgttgttgtagtgggaggtgtggttgtagtgggaggctctgttgttgtagtgggaggtgtagttgtagtgggaggctcggttgttgtagtgggaggtgtggttgttgtagtgagaggctcggttgttgtagtgagaggtgtggttgtagtgggaggctcggttgatgtagtgggaggctcggatGGTGTAGTGGGagttgtggttgttgtagtgggaggctcggttgttgtagtgggaggctcagttgttgtagtgcgaggctcggttgttgtagtgggaggctttGTTGTAGTAGTGGGaggtgttgttgtagtgggaggctctgttgttgtagtgggaggtgtggttgtagtgggaggctctgttgttgtagtgggaggtgtggttgtagtgggaggctcggttgttgtagtgggaggctcggttgttgtagtgggaggtgtggttgtagtgggaggctcggttgttgtagtgggaggctctgttgttgtagtgggaggtgtggttgtagtgggaggctctgttgttgtagtgggaggtgtagttctagtgggaggctcagttgttgtagtgggaggtgtagttgtagtgggaggatcggttgttgtagtgggaggcgtggttgttgtagtgggaggctcggttgttgtagtgggaggctcggttgttgtagtgggaggtgtggttgtagggGGAGATGTAGTTGTAGAGGGAGGCTCGGTTGTATTGGGAGGCttagtggttgtagtgggaggctcggttgttgtagtgggaggagtggttgttgtagtgggatgTATGGTAGTCGGAGGCTtgcttgttgtagtgggaggtgtggtagtgggaggctcgcttgttgtagtgggaggtgtagtagAAGTGGGTGGttcagttgttgtagtgggaggctcggttgttgtagtgggtggctcggttgttgtagtgggaggtgtggttgtagtgggaggctcggttgttgtagtgggtggctcggttgttgtagtgggaggtgtggttgtagtgggaggctcggttgttgtagtgggtggctcggttgttgtagtgggcggtgtggttgtagtgggaggctcggttgttgtagtgggaggtgtggttgttgtagtgggaggtgtggtagtgggaggctcgcttGTTGtcgtgggaggtgtggttgatgtagtgggaggctcacttgttgtagtgggaggtgtggttgttttAGTGGGAGtttcggttgttgtagtgggagcctcggttgttgtagtgggaggctcggttgttgtagtgggaggtgtggtagtgggaggctcggttgttgtagtgggaggcgcGGTTGTTGAAGTGAGaggagtagtagtagtagtgggAGGCttagtggttgtagtgggaggtgtagttgtagtgggaggctcggttgttgtagtgggatgtgtggttgtagtgggaggctcggttgttgtagtgggaggtgttgttgtagtgggaggtgtggttgtagtgggaggctctgttgttgtagtgggaggtgtagttgtagtgggaggctcggttgttgtagtgggaggtgtggttgttgtagtgagaggctcggttgttgtagtgggaggtgtggttttagtgggaggctcggttgatgtagtgggaggctcggatggtgtagtgggaggtgtcgttgttgtagtgggaggctcggttgttgtagtgcgaggctcggttgttgtagtgtgaggctctgttgttgtagtgggaggtgttgttgtagtgggaggctctgttgttgtagtgggaggctctgttgttgtagtgggaggtgtagttgtagtgggaggctcggttgttgtagtgggaggctcggttgttgtagtgcgaggctcggttgttgtagtgtgaggctctgttgttgtagtgggaggtgttgttgtagtgggaggctctgttgttgtagtgggaggtgtggttgtagtgggaggctctgttgttgtagtgggaggtgtagttgtagtgggaggtgtggttgtagtgggaggctctgttgttgtagtgggaggtgtggttgtagtgggaggctcggttgttgtagtgggaggctcggttgttgtagtgggaggtgtggttgtagtgggaggctcggttgttgtagtgggaggctctgttgttgtagtgggaggtgtggttgtagtgggaggctctgttgttgtagtgggaggtgtagttgtagtgggaggctcggttgttgtagtgggaggtgtagttgtagtgggaggatcggttgttgtagtgggaggtgtggttgttatagtgggaggctcggttgttgtagtgggaggctcggtttttgtagtgggaggtgtggttgtagggGGAGATGTAGTTGTAGAGGGAGGCTCGGTTGTATTGGGAGGCttagtggttgtagtgggaggctcggttgttgtagtgggaggctcggttgttgtagtgggaggtgtggttgtagtgggaggctcggttgttgtagtgggaggagtggttgttgtagtgggatgTGTGGTAGTGGGAGGCTtgcttgttgtagtgggaggtgtggtagtgg belongs to Lepisosteus oculatus isolate fLepOcu1 chromosome 14, fLepOcu1.hap2, whole genome shotgun sequence and includes:
- the LOC138242603 gene encoding salivary glue protein Sgs-3-like, producing TTTPPTTTTEPPTTTTPPTTTTPPTTTTEPPTTTTHPTTTTEPPTTTTPPTTTTKPPTTTTTPLTSTTAPPTTTTEPPTTTPPTTTTEPPTTTTEAPTTTTETPTKTTTPPTTTSEPPTTSTTPPTTTSEPPTTTPPTTTTTPPTTTTEPPTTTTPPTTTTEPPTTTTEPPTTTTPPTTTTEPPTTTTEPPTTTTPPTTTTEPPTTTTEPPTTTTEPPTSTTPPTTTTTHYYYTSHDNKRASHYHTSHYNNHTSHYNHTSHYNKRASHYHTSHYNKRASHYHTSHCNNHSSHYNNRASHYNHTSHYNNRASHYNH